From the Microbacterium thalassium genome, one window contains:
- a CDS encoding L-rhamnose mutarotase codes for MTSPVAPTRVCFQLQVKPELLDEYIRRHTPVWPEMLAEIAAAGRRNYSLFLADGGRLIGYYETDDDEAAQAYLAASEVAAKWEAQMAPFFVGLDGRPDQAATPLTEVFNLADQLDAAQAASSPTTEESSAS; via the coding sequence ATGACGAGCCCCGTCGCACCGACGCGCGTCTGCTTCCAGCTCCAGGTCAAGCCCGAGCTGCTCGATGAGTACATCCGCCGCCACACCCCCGTGTGGCCCGAGATGCTCGCCGAGATTGCCGCCGCCGGCCGTCGCAACTACTCCCTGTTCCTTGCCGACGGCGGCCGCCTCATCGGCTACTACGAGACCGACGACGACGAGGCCGCGCAGGCGTACCTGGCCGCATCCGAGGTCGCGGCGAAGTGGGAGGCGCAGATGGCGCCGTTCTTCGTCGGCCTCGACGGCCGCCCCGACCAGGCCGCCACCCCGCTCACCGAGGTCTTCAACCTCGCCGACCAGCTCGATGCCGCACAGGCGGCATCCTCGCCCACCACCGAAGAAAGCAGTGCATCATGA
- a CDS encoding LacI family DNA-binding transcriptional regulator, translating to MAASVKDVALAAGVSVGTVSNVLNRPEKVAPQTVERVQQAIDELGFVRNDAARQLRAGRSRSVGLVVLDASNPFFAEVARGAEERAAEDGLSVLLGNSDERSDRESAYVDLFREQRVNGVLVTPTTDDLAGLERLRDGGIPVVLVDREVDDGSFPSVAVDDVQGGRLAAAHLIETGRRRIAFVGGPLAIRQVRDRLEGARRAVEQHPGVTLEVIEMGALTVLQGRTAGQRLLERPLPERPDAVFAANDLLAVGVLQAMNIMAGVRVPEDMALIGYDDIDFAAAAVVPLSSIRQPARLIGSTAVDLLMHEVADPGGEHERTIRFQPELVVRESTAR from the coding sequence GTGGCTGCGAGTGTCAAGGACGTCGCCCTGGCCGCCGGTGTGTCGGTCGGCACGGTCTCGAATGTGCTCAACCGCCCCGAGAAGGTGGCGCCGCAGACCGTCGAGCGCGTGCAGCAGGCGATCGATGAACTCGGCTTCGTGCGCAACGACGCCGCCCGGCAGCTGCGCGCCGGGCGTAGCCGCAGCGTCGGACTCGTCGTCCTGGACGCGAGCAACCCGTTCTTCGCCGAAGTCGCGCGCGGCGCCGAGGAGCGCGCGGCCGAGGACGGACTCTCGGTGCTCCTCGGCAACAGCGACGAGCGCTCGGACCGCGAGTCGGCGTACGTGGACCTGTTCCGCGAGCAGCGGGTCAACGGCGTGCTGGTCACGCCGACCACCGACGACCTCGCCGGGCTCGAGCGGCTGCGGGACGGCGGGATCCCCGTCGTGCTCGTGGACCGCGAAGTCGACGACGGGTCCTTCCCGTCGGTCGCCGTGGACGATGTGCAGGGCGGCCGGCTCGCCGCCGCCCATCTCATCGAGACCGGGCGCCGGCGGATCGCGTTCGTGGGCGGACCCCTGGCCATCCGCCAGGTGCGGGATCGTCTCGAGGGTGCGCGGCGAGCCGTGGAGCAGCATCCGGGCGTCACGCTCGAGGTCATCGAGATGGGCGCTCTCACCGTGCTGCAGGGGCGCACGGCCGGTCAGCGCCTGCTGGAGCGGCCCCTGCCCGAGCGCCCCGACGCGGTGTTCGCGGCCAACGATCTGCTCGCCGTGGGCGTGCTGCAGGCGATGAACATCATGGCGGGCGTCCGCGTGCCCGAGGACATGGCGCTCATCGGCTACGACGACATCGACTTCGCCGCCGCCGCGGTCGTCCCGCTCAGCTCGATCCGCCAGCCCGCTCGACTGATCGGATCGACCGCCGTGGACCTGCTGATGCACGAGGTCGCCGACCCCGGCGGAGAGCACGAGCGCACCATCCGCTTCCAGCCGGAGCTCGTCGTCAGGGAGTCCACGGCCCGCTGA
- a CDS encoding DUF4242 domain-containing protein, which translates to MQRFIIEREIPGAGDLDQQALAGIATASNAVVDSLGQPYTWVTSYVAGDKIYCVHEAESADAVLEHARRGGFPADKVTLVANEIGPHSADLAEVS; encoded by the coding sequence ATGCAGCGCTTCATCATCGAGCGGGAGATCCCCGGAGCGGGCGACCTCGACCAGCAAGCACTCGCCGGCATCGCCACGGCGTCGAACGCTGTGGTCGACTCGCTCGGGCAGCCGTACACGTGGGTCACGAGCTACGTCGCCGGCGACAAGATCTACTGCGTGCACGAGGCCGAGAGTGCGGATGCCGTCCTCGAGCACGCGCGCCGGGGCGGGTTCCCGGCGGACAAGGTGACGCTGGTCGCGAACGAGATCGGGCCGCACAGCGCCGACCTCGCCGAGGTCAGCTGA
- a CDS encoding ATP-binding protein: MPLVERDDQLAALDRLAAGLPTGSIALIGGEAGSGKTSLLREFLARRPPGVSWRAGRCDDLATPASFAPLWDMADALPAAVADALEGEGRQRVLAGIADALRAEPSILVFDDVQWADEATIDLIRFVGRRIDELPVLLCLAYRSDEVDRGHPLRTTLGDLTRGAERIELPALTLQGVTGLAGGRDIDVPRVYARSGGNPFFVAELLADPDASASGAVADAVLARAAKLPASAWTVLEHTALAPEGLPLTLLPSLGHDAERDADLAVERGLLDVFGSRLRCRHDLVRTAIADAVSPVRQRRVHRHLVEHLAPTATTTADIAQVAAHAVAGGDGERAADFSLRAADRAASDGAHREAVRHFTHALNHRHHLTPEHVDHVLESCAQEAYFAHDLPLALTCALEWLERARDLTPQEQGSRTLWCSRLAHYAGDAERADALADASIALFADAADTLNETYARWWRTDDPDAKRTLGRRTVDLAQEAGDLAIAAHVLVAADGIEGGSADDAMTHLEQGLDFALRSGSDEQTARAYCNLAYLAVVDRDREDADRWLDDGLDWTWAEDLAFWWDAMVDTRALHRLFRGDWDGALEDCARTIDGRRALQWQTCAAAARATILLRRGDPDAGTAATFSDETVADGGPDTLMATAVHAEAAWTAGGDATAAVAVLEREVHASRPPRPWLIAGVAFWLAKIDPSLISDDVRAMLPSPLARELSGDLAGAAAEWRDRGCAFEAAVLEGLADDPDALRRAFAELTALGADATLARLRRAAEERGVRSVPRGARATTAADPDGLTARQVEVLRLLGEMMTDAEIARRLTISEKTASHHVSAILARLGVGSRREAGTHARTRFPSDPGADPAPGGPARPVS; this comes from the coding sequence ATGCCACTGGTGGAGCGCGACGACCAGCTCGCCGCGCTCGACCGTCTCGCCGCCGGGCTCCCGACCGGGTCGATCGCGCTGATCGGCGGTGAGGCCGGATCGGGCAAGACGTCGCTGCTGCGGGAATTCCTCGCGCGCCGCCCCCCGGGCGTCTCGTGGCGGGCGGGCCGCTGCGACGACCTCGCGACGCCGGCATCCTTCGCCCCGCTGTGGGACATGGCCGATGCGCTGCCCGCCGCGGTCGCCGATGCTCTCGAGGGCGAGGGGCGGCAGCGCGTGCTCGCCGGGATCGCCGACGCGCTCCGCGCCGAGCCCAGCATCCTGGTGTTCGACGACGTCCAGTGGGCGGACGAGGCGACCATCGACCTGATCCGCTTCGTCGGGCGGCGCATCGACGAGCTGCCCGTGCTGCTGTGCCTGGCGTACCGGAGCGACGAGGTCGACCGGGGGCATCCGCTGCGCACCACACTCGGCGATCTGACGCGCGGGGCCGAGCGGATCGAGCTGCCCGCGCTGACCCTTCAGGGGGTCACCGGCCTCGCCGGCGGACGCGACATCGACGTCCCGCGTGTGTACGCGCGCTCGGGCGGAAATCCGTTCTTCGTCGCGGAGCTGCTCGCCGACCCCGACGCGAGCGCGTCCGGCGCTGTCGCCGATGCGGTGCTCGCGCGCGCCGCGAAGCTGCCGGCGTCGGCCTGGACGGTGCTCGAGCACACCGCGCTCGCGCCCGAGGGACTCCCCCTGACGCTTCTTCCGTCACTCGGTCACGATGCCGAACGCGACGCGGACCTGGCGGTCGAACGGGGCCTGCTCGACGTCTTCGGATCGCGGCTGCGCTGCCGCCACGACCTCGTGCGCACGGCGATCGCCGACGCCGTCTCGCCGGTGCGGCAGCGGAGGGTCCACCGGCACCTCGTCGAGCACCTCGCCCCGACGGCGACGACGACGGCGGATATCGCGCAGGTGGCCGCGCACGCCGTCGCGGGGGGCGACGGCGAGCGGGCCGCCGACTTCTCGCTCCGCGCGGCGGACCGGGCGGCGAGCGACGGCGCCCACCGCGAGGCGGTCCGGCACTTCACCCATGCCCTGAACCATCGCCACCACCTGACGCCTGAGCACGTCGACCACGTCCTGGAGTCGTGTGCACAGGAGGCCTATTTCGCACACGACCTCCCGCTCGCCCTCACCTGTGCGCTTGAGTGGCTGGAGCGTGCGCGCGACCTGACGCCACAGGAGCAGGGCTCGCGCACGCTGTGGTGCTCCCGCCTGGCGCACTACGCGGGCGACGCGGAACGGGCCGACGCGCTGGCAGACGCCAGCATCGCGCTCTTCGCCGACGCCGCCGACACGCTCAACGAGACCTACGCACGCTGGTGGCGGACCGACGACCCCGACGCCAAACGGACTCTGGGCCGGCGCACGGTCGACCTCGCGCAGGAGGCGGGTGACCTCGCGATCGCCGCGCACGTGCTCGTGGCGGCGGATGGCATTGAGGGGGGTTCGGCCGATGACGCGATGACGCACCTCGAGCAGGGCCTCGACTTCGCCCTGCGCTCCGGCAGCGATGAGCAGACCGCTCGCGCCTACTGCAACCTCGCCTATCTCGCGGTCGTGGATCGCGACCGCGAGGACGCCGACCGCTGGCTCGACGACGGCCTCGACTGGACGTGGGCCGAGGACCTCGCGTTCTGGTGGGACGCGATGGTCGACACGCGGGCGCTGCACCGCCTGTTCCGCGGGGATTGGGATGGCGCGCTCGAGGACTGCGCCCGCACCATCGACGGGCGGCGCGCTCTCCAGTGGCAGACCTGCGCCGCCGCGGCGCGGGCGACGATCCTGCTCCGACGAGGGGACCCGGATGCCGGTACGGCCGCGACGTTCTCCGACGAGACGGTCGCCGACGGCGGGCCCGACACGCTGATGGCCACCGCCGTGCATGCCGAAGCGGCGTGGACGGCCGGGGGCGACGCGACGGCCGCCGTGGCTGTGCTGGAGCGCGAAGTGCACGCGAGCCGTCCGCCTCGGCCCTGGCTGATCGCCGGCGTCGCCTTCTGGCTGGCCAAGATCGACCCGTCGCTGATCTCCGACGATGTGCGGGCGATGCTCCCGTCGCCGCTCGCGCGCGAGCTCTCCGGCGACCTCGCAGGCGCCGCCGCAGAGTGGCGCGACCGCGGGTGCGCATTCGAGGCGGCGGTGCTCGAGGGGTTGGCCGATGATCCGGACGCGCTGCGCCGCGCCTTCGCCGAGCTCACGGCGCTGGGCGCCGACGCGACTCTGGCACGCCTGCGTCGTGCTGCGGAGGAGCGGGGCGTCCGCTCGGTCCCCCGCGGCGCCCGCGCGACGACGGCGGCGGATCCGGACGGTCTCACGGCACGACAGGTCGAGGTCCTCCGATTGCTCGGCGAGATGATGACGGATGCCGAGATCGCCCGGCGCCTGACGATCTCGGAGAAGACCGCGAGCCACCACGTCTCGGCGATCCTGGCACGTCTGGGCGTGGGCAGCCGGCGCGAAGCCGGCACCCACGCCCGGACGCGGTTCCCCAGCGACCCCGGCGCCGATCCCGCGCCGGGGGGCCCAGCGAGGCCGGTCAGCTGA